The Plasmodium vivax chromosome 13, whole genome shotgun sequence nucleotide sequence ACTGCTTCTCTTTGTTCTAATTTGCCTgactttattatttttttattatttttctccccattttgcgtaacaaagatttgcaaaaagggagagccGAAAcggaaacattttttagacGTGCTATCTTGGGAGAAGTACAAATGTGtccataaaaatgtttaattaaaaagggccgcccctttttatgcatatattgtGCACTGTTTCGAAAAAATCAGTCCCGCGATTCGCCGCATGTGGTATTTCCTCGGCCGCAAAAACAACCGCATGCAATAAAGCAGTGGAGTTTCAAGGGTATGTACGCGCATGTTAGAAGTAAAACGCATTGTGAATTTATCCCTGCACACGCTACAACGGATGTGCAAATGTTGAGAATAGCAAATGTAGCCAACATCgggggtgcaaaaaaaaaaaaaaaaatttacaaaaaaaatacgcaaagGTGATAAACATTGAATAGGTGTACGTCTACTGAAAAGCCTTTCCTGCATGATGTTTTAAGCCAAAAgagtagcaaaaatgggggagggaTACCAACAGGGGGAATAACATTCGCAGTTGATGAGAGGCACACTCAAGAAGTGACGAAAAAAGTGCAGGTGTAACCCAAGTGTCAATGTGCCAAGTGCAACGCGAAAAAATACGCGCACGTAGAGCACCCCTTATAGGTAGACACTTCCCTCTATTTAATGTACTTATGCACCGGCACGAGGTCCTCCGGCACATTTtcaatcataatttttaagtacCGCCTTAAGCGGTAGCCTCCAAGAACTATCTGCTCATTCagcattttctttatattaacgacagaaaaattgttcaaaaCGTAGGAAGTTTTCCTATTAAGAGTATCAAGGGGAAAGTTAGAATAAATGCTTTCCACCGCCTTACTGTAACTatcattaataataaaatctAGATATTCTAAATCGcttaaatcattttttaatctaTCCTTAAAGTACTCAGGGGGGTATATCTTCATCAAGGCATTTACTTCTTCCAgcatttctttcttcccaGAGGTGGGCCATTTTTTAGTCCTCGAATGAAAAATGCAATCACATAAGTAATGCAATTTTTCCACCTTCTTATGATACAGTACATGAATTTGAGTTCCTCCGCTATCCCCTTCGAGAaaatgtttattaaaaaagttgATAGCGTGTAGCGGCTCATGTACATctccaaaaatgtgaataaaatatcttaagttaaaattgtaggaaaaaaaagtcccatgattttcttttttctttacactTTTTAATGAAGTGAATATGCTCTTCATTATACTTAACGCGTTATCCGCCTTTTGGTAAAATTGCTCATGGTACTCATTCAGGGTAACATTCGTTGGGTTATATGGCTTATTTATGTAGTGCCATTTGTTCATTAGGTCGATTCCACCTATTCGCCTAACCTTATCAGGGTAGTGGTAATCAATTGGCTTTATGTGGTCAGGCCATACTGCTCCAGTTACGGGGTCGTTGAAATGGTTGTCTTCTTtgtagtttttaaaaattttgtctaGCACTACCTTTTCTTCATCGGTGAGCCCTTCGTAGGCGATGGCGCTTACGAGCATGTGCCCTTCGTCTGACCAGCAGGAGGTTCCATGGGCGAGTAGTAACGCAGACAGCAGGAGGTGAATTACGCGCGCGGCGGGGAACATGtgcgtggggggaagcggcgtgtGGGGGGATGGGCACCttgtgaggggggggggtgaCCAAACGGGTAAAGTGCTGCAAAACGCGGCAATATAAGTGCACAAAGGTAAGCCTCCTAAATGGCGCAAATGAACATTCCGTTGCGTGGACCCCTGTTCATGGAAATCAAATCGGAGGAACCCAAAACGGAGTGCCTATCTGGCCATGCCACTTGTGTGTTGTCGGTAGAAATGGGAAGCCCTCTTTTGGGACCTCTTCAAAGTGGCGCACTAACGTGTAAGCGCAGGGGTGAACACACAATTAGTGATTAAACAGGTTCAGGTGCAACGGGCGGGTTGCCTCGATCCGCATGCACTGCCCCGTTTAGCAGTgccacgaaaaaaaaaataagaaagcgaaacgaagcaaaaataagcaaaacgCAGCGCAACGAAGCGGAGGAAAAGCTACATATCTGGCACCTCAatggtgaacaaaaaatcgGTTAATTTCTCGGCCACCGCGTTTTCCTAAAAAGTGGAGAAATGGcggagggcaaaaaaaaaaaaaaaaaaaattaggaggTACTCAACCATTTACGTGGCAGTAACAATGCTAAGCGTGCACATGGGGCTAACACACCGGACGAAAGAGGCACAAACTACACAGGTATTAAACGTAGAGCGGTTTTTGAAAGATGGCCAAGTGCTAATGCATGTACACTTTTTGTGTCGCATCGTGGGTATGTAAATAAAGAGGAGAGGTGAAGCAAAGTGATCGCCACTCATTACGCGTTAAAATGCGGAGCGAACCCCTTcgttttagaaaaaaaaaaataaacaaatgagTGATTCGCCGCCATTGGTGCGATTTTAAATGTAGCTAAGTTGGGGAGAGAGCCACATCGCACCATGGTTagatgcaaaaaaggggggtgcaTATGTGACTTGGCAATAGGGCAATTTGGCAGTAGCGCAATTTGGCAACATGGCAATTTGCCGAATCGGTGAACCAGCGAGAGAAAACGAATGACAGGATAGCGGCACAGCTGCTATCGTCGCAGTGGGAATTACCCAAGCGGAACGATCCAGCGGTGGAAGACCCCAAAACATGGCGCGACAGCAAAAGGCCGCGCGCAAAGCAGCCCAAAATAAAGTGAGAATCAAGCGCGGAGACGTAGGGGCCacggaaaagaaaatcaaTAAATTAGGGTTTTATACctacacatttttacaacgctgaaatgggggaaaatgaaTATACTATATTTTCCCACCTTGAGTTTCTCcctgcacatttttatgaacgcACTCAACTGTTGCAAAGCGCATTTTGTGGCTAGCAAACTTTCGCCTACCAACAACGTGTTAGTAACGAACGTACAGGCGAGTAACCAGTTCAGTTACGAAAAGAGAATTCCACAAGTTGAGAGAAGCTTGGTAGGATTCTCCCCTTATAGGGGGATTCGAAACAAGAGGAAATGCTTCCACTACCTCAGAATACATGCCatagggggggaagcccaaTTTGGCAAAAAACTCAACTCAGTGGTGccttcaaaaaggggaaaattccCCAACGTGCGCAATTTACAAGttaggggggagaagaacacTCAAAATGGTGATGAGGTGAACAGCGGCACTGACATGAGAAGTGGTAATAATGGTCTTCACACAAACGATGGGGCGAAAGAAAAGATGAATGGTAACCAGGAATGCCTCATCAACCCAgaagtgataaaaaatataaaagaaaaccaaAGTGGAGATGATGCGGGTACCCCGTCCAATGAAGCAGAAAGGGGAAATTTCCATCTGCTGGAACATTTCACATCGGAAGGTGACAATTCCCTAGTTAGCAATTTAAAACCGGAAGAAAGCAAAGAACTTATAGATAGCaattactttaaaaagatGATGGACGATTTGAATttaaaagaggaagaaattatGAAGCTGCttaaaagaagcgaaaagaaTGTTTCCAGCTtgattaacaaaaatttatcTCTGGAGcagattgaaaaaaatgcgaaaaatgaagaggcgcaaaatgaagagctCTTTGATACCTACATGAACAGCAACAGCTCCAAAGTTGGGAACTTTattaactttaaaaaaattgggaaaaaatataaagacgTTATTTCGCATGTtatagccatttttttgagcaaggggaaaaaatttaccgAAATGGCTAAGCAGATAGAGGAAGacaaaaacgaaattaacaTGTGCGTCTCCCTTTTGGAAGAAAATATCCTTTTCAACAGTTTGAGCAAAGATGTCATCATCGAAATTGTTAAGAAGTCCGTTTTACTGGGACACTTGAATGAGAAGTTTTCAAACGACGCAGAGAATTTTGAGTGGAGCAAACAGGTCGAAAGCTGCATCATGCAGTCCGTATGtaatcataattttaaaataaaatttattacatactCGAATAATAGCATTAGTGTGACTGTGGTCAGCTcgaaaaatgtgcatatcgATTCGGATGAGTACGACGAGATTGAGGCTTCCATAAAGAATGCCCTGGAGGACTATGAACGGGCTAATGGCCTCGacattttctcctccttcaacATTCTCGTGCACTTTAGTTGACAAAGTGGGGGGGA carries:
- a CDS encoding hypothetical protein, conserved (encoded by transcript PVX_085860A); this translates as MLVSAIAYEGLTDEEKVVLDKIFKNYKEDNHFNDPVTGAVWPDHIKPIDYHYPDKVRRIGGIDLMNKWHYINKPYNPTNVTLNEYHEQFYQKADNALSIMKSIFTSLKSVKKKENHGTFFSYNFNLRYFIHIFGDVHEPLHAINFFNKHFLEGDSGGTQIHVLYHKKVEKLHYLCDCIFHSRTKKWPTSGKKEMLEEVNALMKIYPPEYFKDRLKNDLSDLEYLDFIINDSYSKAVESIYSNFPLDTLNRKTSYVLNNFSVVNIKKMLNEQIVLGGYRLRRYLKIMIENVPEDLVPVHKYIK
- a CDS encoding hypothetical protein, conserved (encoded by transcript PVX_085865A; Apicoplast targeted protein. Curated by Stuart Ralph, Walter and Eliza Hall Institute of Medical Research, Australia.), which translates into the protein MNILYFPTLSFSLHIFMNALNCCKAHFVASKLSPTNNVLVTNVQASNQFSYEKRIPQVERSLVGFSPYRGIRNKRKCFHYLRIHAIGGEAQFGKKLNSVVPSKRGKFPNVRNLQVRGEKNTQNGDEVNSGTDMRSGNNGLHTNDGAKEKMNGNQECLINPEVIKNIKENQSGDDAGTPSNEAERGNFHLLEHFTSEGDNSLVSNLKPEESKELIDSNYFKKMMDDLNLKEEEIMKLLKRSEKNVSSLINKNLSLEQIEKNAKNEEAQNEELFDTYMNSNSSKVGNFINFKKIGKKYKDVISHVIAIFLSKGKKFTEMAKQIEEDKNEINMCVSLLEENILFNSLSKDVIIEIVKKSVLLGHLNEKFSNDAENFEWSKQVESCIMQSVCNHNFKIKFITYSNNSISVTVVSSKNVHIDSDEYDEIEASIKNALEDYERANGLDIFSSFNILVHFS